One Mycolicibacterium fortuitum subsp. fortuitum genomic window carries:
- the purU gene encoding formyltetrahydrofolate deformylase, giving the protein MTQEYPGTSALPAQDVGRLLLRCADRPGLVAAISGFLTGAGANIVSLDQHSTEQSGGTFMQRTIFHLPGLAAVRDELERDFTDQVAAPFEMDFRLTEASKPKRVALMASREDHCLLDLLWRNRRGELDMSVVMVISNHPDLADQVRAFGVPFLYVPATRDNRAEAEQRLLELLRGNVDLVVLARYMQILTSEFLDAVGCPLINIHHSFLPAFIGAAPYRRAKERGVKLVGATAHYVTGDLDEGPIIEQDVVRVDHRHSVGDLRRLGADVERLVLSRAVLWHCEDRVIQFGNQTVVF; this is encoded by the coding sequence ATGACACAGGAGTACCCGGGAACAAGCGCCCTGCCGGCCCAGGATGTCGGCCGGCTACTGCTGCGTTGCGCAGACCGGCCCGGTCTGGTGGCGGCAATCAGCGGATTCCTCACCGGCGCAGGCGCGAACATCGTGTCGTTGGATCAGCACTCCACAGAGCAGTCCGGCGGCACCTTCATGCAACGGACCATCTTCCATCTGCCGGGGCTGGCGGCGGTGCGCGACGAACTCGAGCGGGATTTCACGGATCAGGTGGCCGCGCCCTTCGAGATGGACTTCCGTCTCACAGAGGCCTCCAAACCCAAGCGGGTGGCACTGATGGCCTCCCGCGAGGATCACTGCCTACTGGATTTGTTGTGGCGCAACCGGCGCGGTGAGCTCGACATGTCGGTGGTCATGGTCATCTCGAACCACCCTGACCTCGCCGACCAGGTACGGGCCTTCGGAGTGCCGTTCCTCTACGTGCCCGCCACCCGTGATAACCGGGCCGAGGCTGAGCAGCGGCTGCTGGAGTTGCTGCGCGGCAACGTCGATCTGGTGGTGCTGGCCCGGTATATGCAGATCCTCACCTCGGAGTTCCTTGACGCCGTCGGGTGCCCCCTGATCAACATCCATCATTCGTTCCTGCCGGCATTCATCGGTGCGGCGCCGTACCGCAGGGCCAAGGAACGGGGAGTCAAGTTGGTCGGCGCGACAGCGCATTACGTGACCGGCGACCTCGACGAAGGGCCCATCATCGAGCAGGACGTGGTTCGCGTGGACCACCGCCACTCGGTCGGTGATCTACGGCGCCTGGGTGCCGATGTCGAACGGCTGGTGTTGTCGCGAGCGGTGCTGTGGCACTGTGAGGACCGCGTAATCCAATTCGGGAATCAGACCGTAGTCTTCTGA
- a CDS encoding ScbR family autoregulator-binding transcription factor, whose translation MARQARSELTRQKIITAAVDLFSEHGYPATGLGDIIARAEMTKGALYYHFDSKESLAEAIIDDGGSAMLGTFRVITETSSPALENTIHGLFVVSDFTRSDKVAQIGMQLLRTFSGINAAATRVYTSWLDELTVQLNQAADEGDLREGLDIAGAAEVILGSMLGAEALSRATATGTDLRERVARTWDLLLPAVVSRESLDYFREFLARESLRRTKAAG comes from the coding sequence ATGGCACGCCAGGCTCGATCTGAGCTGACCCGGCAGAAGATCATCACTGCCGCAGTCGACCTGTTCAGCGAGCACGGCTATCCGGCAACTGGGCTCGGTGACATCATCGCGCGGGCCGAGATGACCAAGGGTGCGCTCTACTACCACTTCGACTCCAAGGAGTCGTTGGCCGAGGCAATCATCGACGACGGCGGCTCCGCCATGCTGGGGACGTTCCGCGTCATTACCGAAACCTCTTCGCCCGCTTTGGAAAACACCATCCACGGATTGTTCGTGGTGTCCGACTTCACCCGTTCGGACAAGGTCGCCCAGATCGGCATGCAACTACTGCGGACGTTCAGCGGCATCAACGCCGCCGCCACCCGGGTTTACACCAGCTGGCTCGACGAGCTCACGGTGCAGCTGAACCAGGCCGCCGATGAAGGAGACCTGCGAGAAGGCCTGGACATCGCGGGCGCCGCCGAGGTGATCCTGGGCTCCATGTTGGGTGCCGAGGCTCTTTCGCGGGCGACCGCGACCGGTACCGATCTGCGCGAGCGCGTCGCCCGCACGTGGGATCTGCTGTTGCCCGCGGTCGTCAGCCGGGAATCGCTGGACTACTTCCGTGAGTTCCTGGCCCGCGAATCACTGCGGCGGACAAAGGCCGCGGGATAG
- a CDS encoding TetR/AcrR family transcriptional regulator, producing the protein MVTEQLDRRAELTRLQILQAAARQFAHTPYSLVSLDDILADANVTKGALYFHFRSKHALAVSIVEHRTTRGHKAVEDVLARNLSGAETLIDLSGLVAAEDIGDPVARACLNLVESIGRADGLARRVLNEWVQGFAGIAKRAIGEGDFTADSDPEGIARLLVSIYLGVRQTSDLDDPPRFLNDLEHSWRLAMPGFVEPERLSYLNQFIRRRTAVGIKKVAPLCPRTERQERHDGTPGSI; encoded by the coding sequence GTGGTGACTGAGCAGCTCGACCGGCGAGCAGAGCTGACGCGCCTCCAGATCCTGCAGGCGGCGGCGCGACAGTTCGCCCACACGCCCTACAGCCTGGTCAGCCTCGACGACATACTGGCCGACGCCAACGTCACCAAGGGCGCGCTTTACTTCCACTTCCGGTCCAAGCACGCGCTGGCGGTGTCGATCGTCGAGCACCGGACCACGCGGGGCCACAAGGCGGTCGAGGACGTTCTGGCCCGCAACCTGTCCGGGGCGGAGACCTTGATCGACCTGTCGGGCCTGGTTGCCGCCGAAGACATCGGCGATCCTGTCGCCCGGGCGTGCCTGAACCTCGTCGAATCCATCGGCCGGGCCGACGGGCTCGCACGGCGGGTGTTGAACGAATGGGTGCAGGGCTTCGCCGGCATCGCCAAACGGGCGATCGGAGAAGGAGACTTCACCGCCGACTCGGACCCGGAGGGGATCGCCCGGTTGCTGGTGTCGATCTACCTCGGTGTGCGCCAGACCAGCGACCTCGACGATCCCCCACGGTTCCTCAACGATCTCGAGCACAGCTGGCGGCTGGCCATGCCCGGGTTCGTCGAGCCGGAGCGGCTCAGCTACCTCAACCAGTTCATCCGGCGGCGCACCGCGGTGGGTATCAAGAAGGTGGCGCCGCTGTGCCCTCGAACAGAACGACAGGAACGCCACGATGGCACGCCAGGCTCGATCTGA
- a CDS encoding PAS domain S-box protein, which translates to MTLLQNIPALVVLERFPVPVLAIAEDGTILFANTAFGEMVGRDTDAVKRMQFAEVFHSLPTDGSAVSVMRANAGLLVELIHHDGSIVRARMSKSALLRGDDPVALATFEDLTEQLWADEL; encoded by the coding sequence ATGACACTGCTGCAGAACATTCCTGCGCTGGTGGTGCTGGAGCGGTTCCCGGTGCCGGTGTTGGCGATCGCCGAGGACGGAACCATCCTGTTCGCCAACACTGCCTTCGGCGAGATGGTCGGTCGCGACACCGATGCGGTCAAGCGCATGCAGTTTGCTGAGGTCTTCCACTCACTGCCCACCGATGGATCGGCTGTCTCGGTGATGCGGGCCAATGCCGGCCTACTCGTCGAACTCATCCACCACGACGGGTCGATCGTCCGCGCTCGAATGAGCAAGTCGGCGCTACTACGCGGCGACGATCCGGTGGCCTTGGCGACGTTCGAGGACCTCACCGAACAGTTGTGGGCCGACGAGTTGTAG
- a CDS encoding putative bifunctional diguanylate cyclase/phosphodiesterase: MRRYLVPGSLELLVTSVATQLMAVDAATSVSVSQQVLAELVSFFDVDVSFLRHNDHETHATRLVAEWPPRPPDAHTDPIAVIHFADADPVFAMAEHLKEPAVFRPEPATDDYQRTIEAGRHIPSTSMACVPLLSGDVTTGVLGFVKFGDREWLPAELNALKAIASLFAQVQARIEAEDRLRYLADHDHLTGLHNRRALMAHLEARLAPGQPGPVVVMFFDLDRLKAINDYLGHTAGDAFISILAERLQRGDDSPKLIARLGGDEFVVVPAASMTAEAATALAYRLQSVLRERVTIDGEMLTRTVSIGLAEGMPGRDSTSDVLNRADHAVLTAKNSGGNRVAVFSDAMAMEIDFRNDIELHLQSVIESGALVLHYLPEIDMRTGEVLAAEALVRWQHPTRGLLSPDSFIGVAESINLAGELGRWVLRNACAEFARWRSNGVGRNIVLRINVSPVQLVTDGFVESVAGVMQEFRLPRGSVCLEITESIVVQDIETTRSTLAGLHKVGVQVAIDDFGTGYSALSLLKSLPVDTLKIDRSFVAGLGSDPGDLPIVRAVIALAGAFGLQLVAEGVETERAALTLLRHGCYRAQGFLLSKPILGHEMAALLAKGRVPVHFSAAPRR, from the coding sequence ATGCGGAGGTATCTGGTGCCAGGCAGCCTCGAACTGCTCGTCACGTCGGTCGCCACCCAGCTCATGGCGGTCGACGCCGCGACGTCGGTCTCGGTGAGCCAGCAGGTGCTGGCCGAGCTGGTCTCGTTCTTCGACGTGGACGTGAGCTTTCTGCGTCACAACGACCACGAGACGCACGCCACCCGCCTGGTCGCCGAGTGGCCGCCGCGCCCCCCGGACGCCCACACCGATCCCATCGCGGTCATCCATTTCGCCGATGCCGATCCGGTATTCGCGATGGCCGAGCACCTCAAGGAACCGGCGGTGTTCCGTCCCGAGCCCGCGACCGACGACTACCAACGCACCATCGAGGCGGGCCGGCACATCCCCAGCACCTCGATGGCATGTGTGCCATTGCTGTCCGGAGACGTCACCACCGGCGTCCTGGGATTCGTCAAGTTCGGTGACCGCGAGTGGCTGCCCGCGGAACTCAACGCGCTCAAGGCGATCGCCTCGTTGTTCGCCCAGGTTCAGGCCCGCATCGAGGCCGAAGATCGGCTGCGCTACCTCGCCGATCATGATCACCTCACCGGACTGCACAACCGCAGGGCACTCATGGCCCATCTCGAGGCACGACTCGCCCCGGGCCAGCCCGGTCCGGTCGTGGTGATGTTCTTCGACCTCGACCGGTTGAAGGCCATCAACGACTACCTCGGCCACACCGCCGGTGATGCGTTCATCAGCATCCTGGCCGAGCGGTTGCAGCGTGGCGACGACTCGCCCAAGCTGATCGCGCGACTCGGCGGAGACGAATTCGTCGTGGTCCCCGCGGCATCGATGACCGCCGAGGCTGCCACGGCACTGGCCTACCGGCTGCAGTCGGTGCTGCGCGAGCGGGTGACCATCGACGGCGAGATGCTCACCCGTACGGTCAGCATCGGTCTGGCCGAAGGTATGCCCGGTCGCGACTCCACCTCCGATGTGCTCAACCGGGCCGACCACGCGGTGCTGACCGCCAAGAACTCGGGCGGCAATCGCGTAGCGGTGTTCTCCGACGCCATGGCCATGGAGATCGACTTCCGCAACGACATCGAATTACACCTGCAGAGCGTGATCGAGAGCGGTGCCCTCGTGCTGCACTACCTGCCCGAGATCGATATGCGTACCGGCGAGGTGCTGGCCGCCGAGGCCCTGGTTCGCTGGCAGCATCCCACCCGGGGCCTGCTGTCTCCCGACTCCTTCATCGGCGTGGCCGAATCCATCAACCTGGCAGGAGAATTGGGCCGCTGGGTGCTGCGGAACGCGTGTGCCGAATTCGCTCGCTGGCGGTCCAACGGTGTCGGCCGCAACATCGTGTTACGCATCAACGTCTCACCGGTACAGCTGGTGACAGACGGCTTCGTCGAATCGGTCGCCGGCGTCATGCAGGAATTCCGCCTACCCCGCGGGTCGGTCTGTCTGGAGATCACCGAGAGCATCGTGGTGCAGGACATCGAAACCACCCGCTCGACACTGGCCGGCCTCCACAAGGTCGGTGTGCAGGTGGCCATCGACGACTTCGGCACCGGCTACAGCGCATTGTCCTTGCTGAAGTCTCTACCCGTGGACACCCTCAAGATCGACCGCAGCTTTGTCGCCGGACTCGGGTCGGACCCCGGCGACCTTCCGATCGTGCGCGCGGTGATCGCCCTGGCCGGGGCCTTCGGCCTTCAGCTGGTGGCAGAGGGAGTGGAGACCGAACGGGCCGCATTGACGCTGCTGCGGCACGGCTGTTACCGCGCGCAGGGATTCCTGCTGTCCAAGCCGATTCTCGGCCACGAGATGGCCGCGTTACTGGCCAAAGGGCGGGTGCCGGTGCATTTCTCGGCCGCGCCGCGCAGGTGA
- a CDS encoding Rv1355c family protein: protein MISDNAREIAHTDDGNSELNEISDPDQYRAIFIDDEDHSDSTLDQLRRDPRITVIDECRQQRAALHTLVPAVDRELIDEPARWAYYPWRRSLVRILGPESFSRLRLDRNRNLITADEQRRLSSLKIGVIGLSVGHAIAYNLATEGLCGEIRLTDFDELELANLNRVPGTVFDLGLNKAVVAARRIAEIDPYITVRIDRHGAVPESIDDFMRGLDIVVEECDSLDAKVLVREAARARRLPVLMTTGDRGLLDVERFDLQPSRPILHGLLGDVAARDLAGLSSKDKVPHVLRILDAPELSPRMAASLVEVGKTLSTWPQLAAEVVLGATIVANAVRRIGLGEPMPSGRVRVDVADALDRIGDPLVTGCAPAAVPTSADAQDEPAGLAGILTTAATRAPSGGNVQPWHIEATDDRINLRLATKYTTAMDVGYRGSAVALGAAAFNARVAAAAHGLTGDVEWSRGDEGTPLYGTAQFSPGNAPELADLYEPMLVRETNRLRGTGAPISAEVLERLRTAARTEGAELTLLHQPAEIETAAGLLARADRIRYLTPVLHREMMSELRWPGDAEPDTGIDVTTLGLDPADLVVLDILRRPEVMAKLSDWDAGTALGDDTYERVTSSSALAVVSVRGRRLTDYAVAGSAVEAVWIHAQNQGLAVQPVSPAFLYAHDDRDRQALSPDHAETLRDLQYAFRRLTGTERDQSQALVLRLSYAPRPTVRSRRRARSGSMPQYG from the coding sequence ATGATCTCCGACAATGCCCGGGAAATCGCCCACACCGACGACGGAAATTCCGAATTGAACGAAATCAGCGACCCCGACCAATATCGGGCGATCTTCATCGACGACGAAGATCATTCAGATAGCACCCTTGACCAGCTGCGCCGCGACCCGCGTATCACCGTCATCGACGAATGCCGTCAACAGCGGGCCGCACTCCACACTTTGGTGCCTGCAGTCGACCGGGAATTGATCGACGAGCCGGCGCGCTGGGCCTACTACCCGTGGCGGCGGAGCCTGGTCCGCATATTGGGCCCGGAGTCGTTCAGTCGGCTGCGCTTGGATCGCAACCGTAACCTCATCACCGCCGACGAGCAGCGACGGCTGTCGAGCCTGAAGATCGGCGTCATCGGCCTCAGCGTGGGGCACGCGATCGCCTACAACCTGGCGACCGAGGGCCTCTGCGGCGAGATCCGCCTGACCGACTTCGACGAACTCGAACTGGCCAACCTCAATCGGGTTCCCGGCACCGTGTTCGACCTGGGCTTGAACAAGGCCGTGGTCGCCGCCCGCCGGATCGCGGAGATAGACCCATACATCACAGTTCGTATCGATCGCCACGGTGCGGTACCCGAATCCATCGACGACTTCATGCGAGGGCTCGACATCGTCGTCGAGGAATGCGACTCACTGGACGCGAAAGTCCTTGTCCGCGAGGCCGCCCGAGCTCGTCGGCTCCCGGTGTTGATGACCACCGGGGACCGCGGGTTGCTCGACGTCGAGCGCTTCGACCTGCAACCCTCGCGGCCGATTCTGCACGGTCTGCTCGGTGACGTCGCCGCACGCGACCTCGCGGGGCTCAGCAGCAAGGACAAGGTGCCGCACGTACTGCGGATCCTGGACGCGCCCGAGCTGTCCCCCCGGATGGCCGCGTCACTCGTGGAGGTCGGCAAGACCCTGAGCACCTGGCCCCAACTCGCCGCCGAGGTGGTGCTCGGCGCAACGATCGTCGCCAACGCCGTGCGGCGCATCGGCCTGGGTGAGCCGATGCCGTCGGGGCGGGTGCGCGTCGACGTCGCCGATGCGCTCGACCGCATCGGTGATCCACTGGTGACCGGTTGTGCGCCCGCAGCCGTGCCCACTTCCGCGGATGCCCAGGACGAACCCGCAGGGCTGGCGGGCATCCTCACCACTGCGGCCACGCGCGCCCCCTCGGGCGGCAATGTCCAGCCGTGGCACATCGAGGCAACCGACGACCGGATCAACCTCCGGCTGGCTACGAAGTACACCACCGCCATGGATGTCGGATACCGCGGCAGCGCGGTGGCACTGGGAGCAGCAGCGTTCAACGCGCGGGTGGCCGCGGCGGCACACGGCCTGACCGGGGATGTCGAGTGGTCGCGCGGTGACGAGGGCACACCGCTGTACGGAACCGCGCAGTTCTCCCCCGGCAACGCGCCCGAGCTGGCCGACCTCTACGAACCGATGCTGGTCCGGGAGACCAACAGGCTCCGCGGCACCGGTGCGCCGATCAGCGCCGAGGTGCTCGAGCGTTTGCGGACCGCCGCCCGCACCGAGGGCGCCGAACTGACGCTCCTGCACCAGCCCGCCGAGATCGAAACCGCGGCAGGCCTTCTCGCCCGGGCAGACCGCATCCGTTATCTCACCCCCGTGCTGCACCGCGAGATGATGTCGGAATTGCGCTGGCCCGGCGACGCGGAGCCCGATACCGGAATCGACGTGACGACGCTCGGCCTGGATCCGGCTGATCTGGTGGTGCTCGACATCCTGCGCCGGCCCGAGGTCATGGCGAAGTTGTCGGACTGGGACGCCGGCACGGCGCTCGGCGATGACACCTATGAGCGGGTGACCTCGAGCTCGGCCCTTGCGGTTGTTTCTGTGCGTGGCCGCCGGCTGACCGACTACGCCGTCGCGGGATCAGCGGTCGAAGCCGTCTGGATCCACGCCCAGAACCAGGGGCTCGCGGTGCAACCCGTGTCACCGGCGTTCCTCTACGCGCACGATGATCGGGACCGGCAGGCACTCTCCCCGGACCATGCCGAGACCCTTCGCGACCTGCAGTACGCTTTTCGCAGGTTGACCGGTACCGAGCGCGACCAATCACAAGCACTGGTGCTCAGGTTGTCCTACGCGCCGCGTCCAACCGTACGCAGCAGACGTCGAGCCCGATCGGGTTCGATGCCACAGTACGGCTGA
- a CDS encoding MaoC family dehydratase, with the protein MKVFNGLDEFVAAAGSELGPTDWMEITQDRVNLFADATDDHQWIHVDPERAADGPFGGTIAHGLLTLSLLPHFTHQLYRVDNVKLAVNYGYNKVRFITPVRVGANVRARAAISDVAQLDGAVQATMTVTVEIEGSEKPAAVAESIVRFIG; encoded by the coding sequence GTGAAAGTCTTCAACGGTCTTGACGAGTTCGTGGCGGCGGCGGGCAGTGAGCTCGGTCCGACCGACTGGATGGAGATCACCCAGGATCGGGTGAATCTGTTCGCCGACGCCACCGATGACCATCAGTGGATTCACGTCGATCCCGAGCGGGCGGCCGACGGGCCGTTCGGGGGCACCATCGCGCACGGTCTGCTGACCTTGTCGCTGCTGCCGCATTTCACCCACCAGCTGTACCGCGTCGACAACGTCAAGTTGGCGGTCAACTACGGCTACAACAAGGTTCGGTTCATCACGCCGGTCAGGGTCGGGGCCAACGTGCGTGCGCGCGCCGCCATCAGCGACGTCGCACAACTCGACGGCGCCGTGCAGGCCACCATGACCGTGACGGTCGAGATCGAGGGCTCGGAGAAGCCTGCCGCCGTCGCGGAGTCGATCGTTCGCTTCATCGGCTGA